From a region of the Thiomicrorhabdus sp. genome:
- the nrdA gene encoding class 1a ribonucleoside-diphosphate reductase subunit alpha, with protein sequence MTSQNIKVTKRNGTLESIDLEKIHRVITWAAEGLENVSVSEVELRSHIQFYDGITTSDIHETIVKSAADLISESAPDYQHLSARLAIFHLRKKAFDRFTPPTLFEHVNKMVRSGLYDSQLLEDFTKAEIDELDAYIDHARDLTFSYAAVKQLEGKYLVQNRVTGKIYESPQFIYMLIPMCLFAHYPAETRLQFIKDFYDASSLFKLSLPTPIMSGVRTPTRQFSSCVLIECGDSLDSINATSSSIVKYVSQRAGIGVNVGRIRALGSEIRGGEAYHTGMIPFIKHFQTAVKSCSQGGVRGGAATLFYPIWHLEVESLVVLKNNRGVEENRARHLDYGVQINRTMYQRMIQGGEITLFSPSDVPGLYDAFFEDQDEFDRLYKIYEADETIRKKKVKAIDLFTQVAQERAQTGRIYIQNVDHCNTHSPFDPSKAPIHQSNLCLEIALPTAPLNSVEDPNGEIALCTLSAFNLGALENLEELESLSNLIVRALDSLLDYQDYPVEAARRASMGRRTLGVGVTNMAYYLAKNKTKYSDGSANNLIHRTFEAIQYNLLKASNELAKEQGACDYFADTTYSQGIMPIDTYKKDLDEVCSEPLHLDWEALRKDIKEHGLRNSTLTALMPCETSSQITNSTNGIEPPRGYVSVKASKDGILKQVVPGFKEHRNDYELLWHIPDNKGYLQLVGVMQKFVDQAISSNTNYDPARFNEDKVPIKLVLQDLLYAYKMGLKTLYYHNTRDGADDSQEDDGCAGGACKL encoded by the coding sequence ATGACAAGTCAAAATATTAAAGTTACCAAACGTAATGGAACCCTAGAATCGATTGATTTGGAAAAAATTCACCGCGTAATTACATGGGCAGCCGAAGGGCTAGAAAATGTCTCTGTTTCAGAAGTTGAGTTGCGTTCTCATATTCAGTTTTATGATGGAATCACCACCTCAGATATTCACGAGACAATTGTTAAATCTGCGGCAGACCTGATTTCAGAAAGTGCTCCAGACTATCAGCACCTTTCAGCTCGTTTAGCGATTTTCCATCTTCGCAAAAAAGCATTTGATCGTTTTACACCGCCTACTTTATTTGAACACGTCAATAAAATGGTTCGCAGTGGTCTTTACGATAGCCAACTTTTAGAAGACTTTACCAAAGCTGAAATTGACGAGCTCGATGCTTATATTGACCATGCCCGTGACTTAACTTTTAGTTATGCAGCTGTAAAACAACTAGAAGGTAAATACCTAGTTCAAAACCGTGTAACAGGTAAAATTTACGAGAGTCCGCAGTTTATTTACATGCTTATTCCAATGTGTTTATTTGCACATTACCCAGCCGAGACTCGTTTACAATTCATTAAAGATTTTTACGACGCTTCATCACTTTTTAAACTCTCACTACCAACTCCTATTATGTCTGGTGTTCGTACGCCAACACGTCAGTTTAGCTCATGTGTATTAATCGAATGTGGTGATTCTTTAGACTCAATCAACGCAACCTCTTCGTCTATTGTTAAGTATGTATCGCAACGTGCAGGGATTGGTGTAAACGTTGGACGTATTCGTGCATTAGGTAGTGAAATCCGTGGTGGTGAGGCTTATCACACAGGTATGATTCCATTTATTAAACACTTCCAAACTGCGGTTAAATCATGTTCGCAAGGTGGTGTTCGTGGTGGCGCGGCTACTCTGTTTTACCCTATTTGGCACTTAGAAGTTGAATCCTTAGTTGTTCTAAAAAACAACCGTGGTGTAGAAGAAAACCGTGCACGTCATCTAGATTACGGAGTACAAATCAACCGTACCATGTATCAGCGTATGATTCAGGGTGGTGAAATTACTCTATTCAGTCCATCTGATGTACCAGGCCTTTATGATGCGTTTTTTGAAGACCAAGATGAATTTGATCGCCTATATAAAATCTATGAAGCCGATGAAACCATTCGTAAAAAGAAAGTCAAAGCGATTGACCTATTTACCCAAGTAGCACAAGAGCGTGCTCAAACAGGCCGTATTTACATTCAAAACGTTGACCACTGTAATACCCACAGCCCATTTGATCCAAGCAAAGCACCTATCCATCAATCTAACCTATGTTTAGAGATTGCTTTGCCAACCGCACCTCTTAACTCGGTAGAAGATCCTAATGGTGAAATCGCCCTTTGTACGCTTTCAGCCTTTAACTTAGGAGCTTTGGAAAACTTAGAAGAGCTAGAGTCTCTCTCTAATTTGATTGTTCGTGCCTTAGACAGCCTATTAGATTACCAAGACTACCCTGTTGAAGCCGCTCGACGTGCCAGTATGGGCCGCCGTACCTTAGGTGTGGGTGTAACTAACATGGCTTACTACCTAGCTAAAAATAAAACTAAATACTCAGATGGTTCTGCCAATAATTTAATACACCGTACTTTTGAAGCGATTCAATACAACCTATTAAAAGCATCAAATGAACTGGCAAAAGAACAAGGAGCCTGTGACTATTTTGCTGACACTACCTATTCTCAAGGCATTATGCCAATTGACACCTACAAAAAAGACCTTGATGAAGTATGCAGCGAACCACTACATTTAGACTGGGAAGCTTTACGTAAGGATATTAAAGAACATGGTTTACGTAACTCAACGCTTACAGCGTTAATGCCATGTGAAACCTCGTCACAAATTACTAACTCAACAAATGGTATTGAACCACCACGCGGTTATGTGTCGGTTAAAGCGTCTAAAGACGGCATCTTGAAACAAGTGGTTCCTGGATTTAAAGAGCACCGTAATGACTATGAATTACTGTGGCATATTCCAGATAACAAAGGTTACTTACAACTCGTAGGGGTTATGCAAAAGTTTGTTGACCAAGCAATTTCATCAAATACCAACTACGATCCTGCACGTTTTAATGAAGATAAAGTTCCTATTAAATTAGTGCTTCAAGATTTGCTGTATGCCTATAAGATGGGGCTTAAAACGTTGTACTATCATAATACGCGTGATGGTGCGGATGATAGCCAAGAAGATGATGGATGTGCAGGCGGAGCTTGCAAACTTTAA
- a CDS encoding GTP-binding protein encodes MFTQIVKKTAVNLITGSLGAGKTTLLKNFIKNKPTQETWAVLVNEFGAIGIDGSILETQNTSTSNSIHIKQIPGGCICCTAQNELTAAIEQIIEKINPDRLLIEPTGLGEPDTLVDILQGDFFKKRFDVQSVFAVIDSSYLTVDEIGQYTILQNLFNMADVVVLNKTDLADPSNLQDLYQYAHSVYPLKQAVIMTQQSVVDNALLSVSSKTTQPAKSIINTQQNTLDSKAISNTDSDNIQTSRSIKSNDLFADALDLPGLVKRESQHQISTLSIGWVFEPSIIFNWKSLQSLFSTFDNKPYIKRAKGVFRVGKPWMLFQWVNKQTSRELIAYRRDSRFEILITENNTFDLHQFELDLKKCIQNA; translated from the coding sequence ATGTTTACCCAAATAGTTAAAAAAACCGCCGTTAATCTCATTACGGGTTCGCTAGGTGCAGGCAAAACAACTCTTTTAAAAAACTTTATTAAAAATAAACCAACCCAAGAGACATGGGCTGTTTTAGTTAATGAATTTGGTGCAATTGGTATAGACGGTAGTATCTTAGAAACCCAAAACACGTCAACAAGTAACTCAATACATATTAAACAAATACCAGGTGGTTGTATTTGTTGCACAGCTCAAAATGAGCTTACAGCAGCCATAGAACAGATTATTGAAAAGATAAATCCGGATAGATTGTTAATTGAACCTACAGGATTAGGTGAACCAGATACCTTGGTAGATATATTACAGGGCGATTTTTTTAAAAAACGTTTTGATGTACAAAGTGTATTTGCCGTTATTGACAGCTCTTATTTAACAGTAGATGAAATTGGCCAATACACCATTCTACAAAACCTATTTAACATGGCTGACGTTGTTGTACTGAATAAAACAGACCTAGCAGACCCAAGCAACCTTCAAGATCTATATCAATACGCTCACTCGGTTTATCCATTAAAACAAGCCGTGATTATGACTCAGCAATCCGTTGTGGATAACGCATTACTATCTGTAAGTTCAAAAACAACTCAACCAGCAAAGAGCATTATAAATACACAGCAAAATACCTTAGATTCAAAAGCAATCAGTAATACTGACTCTGATAACATCCAAACAAGTAGAAGTATTAAATCAAATGATTTATTTGCCGATGCTTTAGATTTACCAGGCCTGGTAAAACGTGAATCTCAACATCAAATATCCACCTTATCAATTGGCTGGGTATTTGAACCTAGCATCATTTTTAACTGGAAATCACTGCAATCTCTTTTTAGCACTTTTGATAACAAACCTTACATCAAAAGAGCAAAAGGCGTTTTTAGAGTGGGTAAACCGTGGATGCTTTTTCAATGGGTCAATAAACAGACTTCACGAGAACTGATAGCTTATCGTCGTGACAGCCGATTCGAGATTCTTATAACTGAAAACAACACCTTTGATTTACATCAATTTGAACTCGATCTAAAAAAGTGTATTCAAAACGCTTAA
- a CDS encoding EAL domain-containing protein yields the protein MNNTSTQPNKQNSGFFNKASTFVKTHFIKSSFFVFSLLCIVIIYAKTHNPLIQESAQITQNTYYLNILQSNIIEIIALSKSKEIKHFDDINRQAQQLNKTLAKLSDTLAIKTNHELANQLNKLIVKTKQQQALIESFKTAHAIKQISINYLPAAFAECTKNINKLNSVDKKASFKVIQEAIIQVLNFNKRANRQASYDLKNINHQIIENGLQDSCKAFIQHNDSLTKYLSQEDAIFNQIQNLSLNKDLQQFYLNVEQQVAQAISKNNIFYFILIFLSLLLLAFISISYRALYKQNKQSSLAVKKLSQQQGLFTTLIKLNRATANIHEKRALFQAVCDITHTEASLDSCWIGLVDESGFVKAITAAGEGQDIIMSFQVPVTDNKINGTIAESYRKKAPVITNDFQTRLLNSSWAELASTWDIKGSATLPILHDDKVLGFFITYTKKTNFFNDEINTLLEQLASDLGTALEKIKLENEQIQRQQDLAISAIAFESHEAIMITDANNIIIRANRAFNKLTGFSLDECLGKKPSILKSGLHDATFYKELWANLNKTGKWQGEIWNRKKDGTLYPAWQSISTLFDDENQVTHYISHSMDLTKDKESQREIHYLNNHDSLTKLPNRSLLIDRLDQQIGQHNSNYSFLFLININRFKLFNESLGHTAGDQLLIQVAERLKNLKLENIFNLTVARIGSDEFALLCLTDIDELEDSTIEAGHIASQLQHNLTQPFIIQNNQVVIDISIGVTLFTNHSKSTQTPETLLQEANTALHRAKQSSVSSVQFFEANMQIQAQNRLTLETDLRTALHNQEFVLHYQPQFSLLTNDVIGFESLIRWQNKQKGLIPPNDFIPILEETGLITQVGAWVIEESINQAQEMHQYNPNLTMSVNLSAVQFNDTNLVNNVAALLKQTSYPASKLEFEITESLLMTDINETILKLNKLTELGIKIAIDDFGTGYSSLAYLKQFPVNRLKIDKSFVDDISDPNDVDSAIVRATIEMAHALHINTIAEGVEEKIQQQLLYAFGCDEAQGYFYSKPIPANELHKFMQNQIN from the coding sequence ATGAATAACACTTCAACACAACCCAACAAACAAAATAGCGGTTTTTTTAATAAAGCCAGCACCTTTGTTAAAACGCATTTTATAAAGAGCAGCTTCTTTGTATTCAGCTTATTGTGTATTGTTATTATCTATGCAAAAACTCACAACCCTCTTATTCAAGAAAGTGCCCAAATAACTCAAAACACTTACTATTTAAACATCTTACAAAGCAATATTATTGAGATCATAGCGTTAAGCAAAAGCAAAGAAATCAAACACTTTGACGATATTAACAGACAAGCACAACAGCTAAACAAAACTTTAGCCAAACTCTCAGATACATTAGCAATAAAAACAAACCACGAGCTAGCAAACCAACTCAATAAACTCATTGTTAAAACTAAACAACAACAAGCATTAATAGAATCTTTTAAAACAGCTCACGCAATCAAACAAATTTCTATTAACTATTTACCTGCTGCATTTGCAGAATGTACCAAAAATATTAATAAGCTCAATTCGGTAGATAAAAAAGCTAGTTTTAAAGTCATTCAAGAAGCCATTATTCAAGTATTAAACTTTAATAAACGAGCAAATAGACAAGCTTCTTATGATTTAAAAAACATCAATCACCAGATCATTGAAAATGGGCTTCAGGATTCTTGTAAGGCATTTATTCAGCACAATGACTCTCTCACTAAATACTTATCTCAAGAAGACGCTATTTTCAATCAAATACAAAACCTATCTTTAAACAAAGATCTGCAGCAGTTTTACCTTAATGTTGAACAGCAAGTTGCTCAAGCCATATCTAAAAACAACATTTTTTATTTCATTCTTATTTTCTTGTCTTTACTGCTATTAGCCTTTATATCAATAAGTTATCGAGCCTTATACAAACAAAACAAACAATCCTCTCTTGCCGTCAAAAAACTATCCCAACAACAGGGATTATTTACTACACTCATAAAATTAAACCGTGCCACAGCGAATATTCACGAAAAACGAGCTCTATTTCAGGCTGTTTGCGACATTACGCATACTGAGGCTAGTTTAGATAGCTGCTGGATAGGCCTGGTGGATGAATCTGGATTCGTGAAGGCTATTACTGCTGCAGGTGAAGGCCAAGATATCATTATGTCATTCCAGGTACCCGTTACTGATAATAAAATTAACGGTACTATTGCTGAATCTTATAGAAAAAAAGCTCCTGTGATTACTAATGACTTCCAAACTCGGTTACTCAATAGCTCCTGGGCCGAACTCGCATCCACCTGGGATATTAAAGGCAGTGCCACCCTACCCATATTGCATGATGACAAAGTGCTTGGCTTTTTCATTACCTACACTAAAAAAACCAACTTTTTCAACGATGAAATCAATACCTTGCTTGAGCAATTAGCAAGTGATTTAGGAACCGCTTTAGAAAAGATAAAACTTGAAAATGAACAAATACAACGACAACAAGATTTAGCGATTTCTGCCATTGCTTTTGAAAGCCATGAAGCCATTATGATTACCGACGCAAACAATATTATTATTAGAGCCAACCGTGCATTTAACAAATTAACAGGGTTCTCTCTAGATGAATGTTTAGGTAAAAAGCCCAGTATTTTAAAATCAGGCTTACATGATGCTACCTTTTACAAGGAATTATGGGCCAACCTTAATAAAACAGGCAAATGGCAAGGCGAGATTTGGAACCGTAAAAAAGATGGAACCCTTTATCCTGCATGGCAAAGTATTAGCACATTATTTGATGATGAAAACCAGGTAACTCATTACATCTCACACTCAATGGACTTAACTAAAGATAAAGAGTCGCAGAGAGAAATACATTATTTAAATAACCATGACAGCTTAACCAAACTGCCAAACCGTAGCCTTTTAATAGATCGACTAGATCAACAAATTGGGCAACATAACTCTAATTACAGTTTTTTATTCTTAATTAACATTAACCGTTTCAAACTGTTTAATGAATCTTTAGGACATACGGCAGGAGATCAACTTTTAATACAAGTAGCTGAACGCCTTAAAAATCTCAAGCTCGAAAACATCTTTAATTTAACCGTTGCCCGCATTGGAAGTGATGAGTTTGCATTATTATGTTTAACGGATATAGATGAACTTGAAGATTCGACTATTGAAGCGGGTCATATCGCTAGCCAATTACAACACAATCTAACGCAACCTTTTATTATTCAAAACAACCAAGTAGTAATTGATATCTCTATTGGTGTCACTTTATTTACAAACCATTCAAAAAGTACACAAACCCCAGAAACCTTATTGCAAGAGGCAAATACAGCACTTCACCGCGCTAAGCAAAGCTCTGTATCCTCGGTTCAATTCTTTGAAGCTAATATGCAAATACAGGCTCAAAACCGTCTTACTTTAGAAACTGATTTACGAACAGCACTACATAATCAAGAATTCGTTTTGCACTACCAACCCCAGTTTTCTTTGCTAACAAACGATGTTATTGGTTTTGAGTCACTAATACGCTGGCAAAACAAACAAAAAGGCCTTATACCACCAAATGACTTTATCCCTATTCTTGAAGAAACAGGTTTAATCACTCAAGTAGGTGCTTGGGTAATTGAAGAGTCTATTAATCAAGCCCAAGAAATGCATCAATACAACCCTAACCTGACCATGTCTGTTAACTTGTCTGCAGTACAATTTAATGACACTAATCTTGTGAATAATGTGGCTGCCTTACTTAAACAGACCAGTTATCCTGCCAGTAAACTTGAATTTGAAATAACTGAAAGCCTATTAATGACCGATATCAATGAAACGATTCTAAAACTCAATAAATTAACTGAGCTGGGTATTAAAATTGCCATTGATGATTTTGGTACAGGTTATTCATCTCTCGCTTATCTTAAGCAGTTCCCGGTAAACCGCCTTAAAATTGATAAATCGTTTGTGGATGATATTTCAGACCCAAATGATGTGGATTCAGCCATTGTACGTGCCACCATTGAAATGGCTCATGCACTGCACATTAATACCATTGCCGAAGGGGTAGAAGAAAAAATCCAACAACAACTACTGTATGCTTTTGGTTGCGATGAAGCCCAAGGCTATTTTTATAGCAAACCTATACCTGCAAATGAGCTACATAAATTCATGCAAAATCAAATCAACTAA
- a CDS encoding cytochrome-c peroxidase: MNNTKYIYIALFFLAAFISLIFYTQIQASPLNLEKSTHELKTLLLEKSFSNSEAIQPISENSNIDMQKVLLGKKLFNDPKLSNDSSVSCASCHNLTLGGADQKALSLGANHHLTHLNTPTIFNAVYNFNFFWDGRTANFTEQINNSLFAEDQMGNTDWNKLLNYLNNSKEYLLLFKNQYNLPIESHDLLDALSEYSQSLITPNSRFDLYLKGDNFALNTYELEGYRLFKTIGCISCHQGINMGGNMFQKIGLFNNLSNQTDPKIDGNFDVIDTPTDKIVYKVPTLRNIALTAPYFHDGSTKTLEAAVAKMAKLQLGTELSTEDVNKITAFLNSLTGEYHGQPL; this comes from the coding sequence ATGAATAATACAAAATATATCTATATAGCTCTGTTTTTTTTAGCCGCTTTTATCAGTTTAATTTTTTATACACAAATTCAAGCCAGCCCCCTAAATCTTGAAAAATCGACCCATGAATTAAAAACACTCTTGCTTGAAAAATCGTTTTCTAACTCGGAAGCCATTCAACCTATTTCTGAAAACAGTAATATCGATATGCAAAAAGTGCTACTGGGGAAAAAACTATTTAATGATCCAAAACTTTCTAATGACAGCAGTGTTTCATGTGCTTCTTGCCACAACTTAACCCTTGGTGGAGCAGATCAAAAAGCTCTATCATTAGGAGCAAATCACCATTTAACTCACCTGAATACCCCAACCATTTTTAATGCAGTTTATAACTTTAATTTTTTTTGGGATGGTCGCACTGCCAACTTTACAGAACAGATTAATAATTCTCTTTTTGCAGAAGATCAAATGGGTAATACCGACTGGAACAAACTACTAAATTATCTCAACAACTCTAAAGAGTACTTATTACTATTTAAAAACCAATATAACCTTCCAATAGAATCACATGATCTATTAGATGCGCTTAGTGAATACAGCCAATCTCTGATTACGCCAAATTCGCGTTTTGATCTGTATTTGAAAGGTGATAATTTTGCACTTAACACCTATGAGTTAGAGGGGTATCGCCTCTTTAAAACTATCGGTTGCATTTCATGCCACCAAGGCATCAATATGGGAGGCAATATGTTTCAAAAAATAGGGTTATTTAATAATCTTTCAAATCAAACAGACCCTAAAATAGATGGCAACTTTGACGTTATAGATACGCCAACAGATAAAATTGTTTATAAAGTTCCAACTTTGCGTAACATTGCTTTAACCGCCCCTTACTTTCATGACGGTTCAACAAAAACGCTAGAAGCAGCGGTTGCTAAAATGGCAAAACTTCAATTAGGCACTGAGCTTTCTACAGAAGATGTTAACAAGATTACGGCTTTTTTAAATAGTTTAACTGGCGAATATCATGGCCAACCTCTTTAG
- a CDS encoding GGDEF domain-containing protein: MSQKAIHKITKRYDRLENGLSNDEVALKTLSKVKDLKLSPNPIHFTLLFEALSEIDSTIATKILQEIQNKTYSDSAESLFIEYISQLLYQYLPTEKVQNLLIDLLEELEFWLEKSKANEEFVALEIAELSKFELPGEVKTCLNERVMPKIHSIFDDTNRLKTQVSHSATEITQLKNELEKAHKVANTDELTGIPNRRGFNEIIKNLALSADTEDYSFALLLVDIDYFKNINDEYGHLIGDSVLRYLAKQLNAETKGKDSIARIGGEEFVILLPQTNYENAFRVAENLRQKVECNRLKVKNSEKTLSLTISVGVSIYERGENLEKLIDRADKALYQAKNSGRNKIC; the protein is encoded by the coding sequence ATGTCGCAAAAAGCCATTCATAAAATTACAAAACGTTACGACAGATTAGAAAATGGCTTGTCTAATGATGAGGTTGCATTAAAAACTCTGTCTAAGGTTAAAGATCTAAAGCTAAGCCCCAACCCAATTCATTTCACACTATTATTTGAAGCATTAAGTGAAATAGACAGTACTATTGCTACAAAAATTCTTCAAGAAATACAAAACAAAACTTACTCTGACTCTGCTGAGAGTTTGTTTATAGAATATATTTCTCAGCTTCTGTACCAATACCTACCAACTGAAAAAGTTCAAAATCTGCTAATCGACCTTCTTGAAGAGTTAGAATTCTGGCTTGAAAAAAGCAAGGCTAACGAAGAGTTCGTGGCCCTCGAGATTGCAGAGTTGTCAAAGTTTGAATTACCAGGTGAAGTTAAGACTTGTCTTAATGAACGAGTTATGCCAAAAATACATTCAATTTTTGATGATACTAATCGTTTAAAAACTCAAGTGTCGCATTCTGCAACTGAAATTACCCAATTAAAAAATGAATTAGAAAAAGCCCATAAAGTAGCTAATACCGATGAGTTAACAGGCATACCTAATCGTCGTGGATTTAACGAAATCATTAAAAATTTAGCACTTTCAGCAGATACTGAAGATTACAGCTTTGCTTTATTACTAGTAGATATTGATTACTTTAAAAACATTAACGATGAATATGGTCATTTAATTGGCGACAGCGTTTTAAGATACCTTGCCAAACAACTTAATGCAGAAACCAAAGGTAAAGATTCTATTGCACGCATTGGTGGCGAAGAGTTTGTAATTTTATTGCCTCAAACAAACTATGAAAATGCTTTTAGGGTCGCTGAAAATCTACGACAAAAAGTGGAGTGTAATCGCTTAAAAGTCAAAAACAGTGAAAAAACACTTTCTTTAACCATTTCTGTAGGAGTTTCTATCTATGAAAGGGGCGAGAATTTAGAAAAATTAATTGACCGTGCCGATAAAGCACTCTACCAAGCTAAAAATAGTGGCCGAAATAAAATATGCTAA
- a CDS encoding DUF2892 domain-containing protein: MNVGTLDRIIRIIIGIALIALAFSGTIGLWGYIGIIPLVTGLLKWCPLYTLLGIQTCPLHETVKRD; the protein is encoded by the coding sequence ATGAACGTTGGCACATTAGATAGAATTATTCGCATAATTATTGGTATTGCTTTAATTGCTCTTGCTTTCTCAGGAACTATCGGGCTTTGGGGTTATATTGGTATTATTCCATTGGTAACAGGGCTTCTAAAATGGTGCCCTCTTTATACATTATTAGGCATTCAAACATGCCCTCTTCATGAGACAGTTAAACGTGACTAA
- a CDS encoding winged helix-turn-helix domain-containing protein — MEEHTEKLPGEAYSKNIRARFWITGNHSGYIGIGRIELLENIEQYGSISQAAKNMGMSYKKAWKLIEELNHMYDEPLIVKVKGGKAGGGSELTTKGKQLIKDFKRIETKLSQFLQELSNGL; from the coding sequence ATGGAAGAGCATACAGAAAAACTGCCTGGAGAAGCCTATTCAAAAAATATCCGTGCTCGTTTTTGGATCACTGGTAACCATTCTGGCTACATTGGCATTGGTCGAATTGAGTTGTTAGAAAACATAGAGCAATATGGCTCAATCAGTCAAGCAGCTAAAAATATGGGGATGTCATACAAAAAAGCATGGAAACTTATTGAGGAGCTTAATCATATGTATGATGAGCCTTTAATTGTAAAAGTAAAAGGCGGTAAAGCAGGAGGCGGTAGCGAGCTAACAACAAAGGGTAAGCAATTAATAAAAGACTTTAAGAGAATAGAAACTAAACTATCACAGTTTTTACAAGAGTTATCCAATGGGCTTTAA
- a CDS encoding TorF family putative porin, with amino-acid sequence MKKTFPLKSLALSLAVAGAASVSMVPAAAQAGVSANAGLVSTYVFRGVLQTATEKATASAGLDYEHDSGFYVGTWASSLDDSSNLEYDLYGGWSGTVSDIDLGLGATGYYYTGKFGTGDAEKFEEFNFSAGYGPISIAYDNGTTGIKGGSDTWYTHKAISGTYAGFTGTYGLNEAEASKDITYVQLDYGFEIAKSFDGTVSYIKSMEDGSDDADYLILGVTKSFDIM; translated from the coding sequence ATGAAAAAAACATTCCCATTAAAATCACTAGCTCTTTCTTTAGCTGTTGCAGGAGCTGCATCAGTATCAATGGTTCCAGCTGCAGCGCAAGCAGGCGTTTCTGCAAATGCAGGTTTAGTTTCAACATACGTGTTCCGTGGTGTTTTGCAAACGGCAACTGAAAAAGCAACAGCTTCTGCTGGGCTTGATTATGAGCATGATTCAGGTTTCTATGTTGGAACGTGGGCTTCATCTTTAGATGATTCTTCAAATCTTGAATATGATTTGTATGGTGGTTGGTCTGGTACGGTTTCAGATATTGATTTAGGTTTGGGTGCAACTGGATATTATTATACTGGTAAGTTTGGTACTGGTGATGCTGAAAAGTTTGAAGAGTTTAATTTCTCAGCAGGCTATGGTCCTATCTCAATTGCTTATGATAATGGTACAACAGGTATCAAAGGTGGTTCAGATACTTGGTATACTCACAAAGCAATCTCTGGAACATATGCTGGTTTTACAGGTACTTACGGCCTTAATGAAGCAGAAGCTTCAAAAGATATAACGTATGTACAGTTGGACTATGGTTTTGAAATTGCAAAAAGTTTTGATGGAACAGTGTCATACATTAAGTCGATGGAAGATGGAAGTGATGATGCAGATTATTTAATCTTAGGTGTTACGAAATCATTTGATATTATGTAA
- the rplM gene encoding 50S ribosomal protein L13 — MKTFVAKPAEIKRDWYIVDAENKTLGRLAAEIALRLRGKHKPEYTPHADCGDYIVVVNAEKVAVTGNKRKDKMYHHHTGFIGHLKSTNFEKLIDKAPNRPLEFAVKGMLPKGPLGRAMFKKLKVYAGTEHPHTAQQPKNLDV; from the coding sequence ATGAAAACATTTGTTGCAAAACCAGCTGAAATTAAACGCGACTGGTATATTGTAGATGCAGAAAACAAGACTTTAGGTCGTTTAGCTGCAGAGATTGCTTTACGTTTACGTGGTAAGCACAAGCCAGAATATACACCTCATGCAGATTGTGGTGACTATATTGTTGTTGTTAACGCAGAAAAAGTTGCTGTTACAGGTAACAAGCGTAAAGATAAAATGTACCATCACCACACTGGGTTTATTGGTCATTTAAAATCAACTAACTTTGAAAAGTTAATTGACAAAGCGCCAAACCGTCCGCTTGAATTTGCGGTAAAAGGGATGTTGCCAAAAGGTCCATTAGGACGCGCAATGTTTAAAAAGCTAAAAGTATATGCTGGTACAGAACATCCGCATACTGCTCAGCAGCCAAAAAATCTAGACGTGTAA
- the rpsI gene encoding 30S ribosomal protein S9 codes for MATEQYYGTGRRKSSVARVFLKAGSGKMTVNGRDINEYFARETDLMVINQSLEATENVDKFDAYITVSGGGTTGQAGAVRHGLARALVAYEEGNRPALRARGLLTRDARQVERKKVGLRKARRRPQFSKR; via the coding sequence ATGGCAACAGAACAATACTACGGAACAGGTCGTCGTAAAAGCTCAGTAGCTCGCGTATTCTTAAAAGCGGGTTCTGGTAAGATGACAGTAAACGGTCGTGATATCAATGAGTATTTTGCTCGTGAAACAGACTTAATGGTTATTAACCAATCTTTAGAAGCAACAGAAAATGTAGATAAGTTTGACGCTTATATCACTGTTTCTGGTGGTGGTACAACTGGTCAAGCTGGTGCTGTACGTCACGGTCTTGCTCGTGCACTTGTTGCATATGAAGAAGGAAATCGTCCTGCTCTACGTGCACGTGGTCTTCTTACTCGTGATGCTCGTCAAGTTGAACGTAAGAAAGTCGGTCTTCGTAAAGCACGTCGTCGCCCTCAGTTCTCAAAACGTTAA